A DNA window from Tachysurus vachellii isolate PV-2020 chromosome 20, HZAU_Pvac_v1, whole genome shotgun sequence contains the following coding sequences:
- the bnip3lb gene encoding BCL2 interacting protein 3 like b — protein sequence MSDAAATRSAGEPGLNGSWVELEMNSNSSASSQAAVTGTPVLAQVVEEDDGMVGGLEHVPSSSSIHNGDMEKILLDAQHESSRSNSSCDSPPRPHSPQEEGQISFEVDRGENQESLEKLRDDEILMKDSDWVADWSSRPENVPPKEFHFRHPRRTVMLSMRKTGAMKKGGIFSAEFLRVFLPSLLLSHLLVLGLGVYIGKRLTTPPTSSF from the exons ATGTCGGACGCTGCTGCTACACGAAGCGCAGGAGAGCCAGGATTAAACG GCTCGTGGGTGGAACTGGAGATGAACAGCAACTCATCAGCGTCGTCGCAGGCCGCCGTCACGGGCACGCCCGTTCTGGCTCAGGTCGTCGAAGAGGACGACGGGATGGTCGGAGGTCTGGAACACGtgccttcttcttcctccatccATAACGGAGACATGGAGAAGATCCTGCTGGACGCACAGCACGAGTCCAGCCGCAGCAACTCGTCCTGCGACAG TCCACCACGTCCTCACAGTCCTCAGGAGGAAGGTCAGATCAGCTTTGAGGTGGACCGAGGAGAAAACCAG gagtCACTGGAGAAGTTGAGGGATGATGAGATTCTGATGAAGGACTCAGACTGGGTGGCCGACTGGTCCAGCAGACCTGAGAATGTCCCTCCGAA ggaATTCCATTTCCGGCACCCTCGCAGAACTGTGATGCTCAGCATGCGGAAAACCGGAGCCATGAAGAAAGGAGGGATTTTCTCTGCCGAGTTCCTCCGAGTGTTTCTCCCCTCACTGCTGCTTTCACACTTACTGGTCCTGGGACTCGG ggtGTATATTGGGAAAAGGTTGACGACGCCCCCCACCAGCTCCTTTTAA
- the ppp2r2ab gene encoding serine/threonine-protein phosphatase 2A 55 kDa regulatory subunit B alpha isoform, whose translation MAGAGGGGNDMQWCFSQVKGAIDDDVAEADIISTVEFNHSGELLATGDKGGRVVIFQQNTENKVQCRSDYNVYSTFQSHEPEFDYLKSLEIEEKINKIRWLPQKNAAQFLLSTNDKTIKLWKISERDKRPEGYNLKEEDGRCRDSSTITSLRVPVFKPMDLMVEASPRRVFANAHTYHINSISVNSDNETYLSADDLRINLWHLEITDRSFNIVDIKPANMEELTEVITAAEFHPHQCNTFVYSSSKGTIRMCDMRASALCDKHSKLFEEPEDPSNRSFFSEIISSISDVKFSHSGRYMMTRDYLSIKIWDLNMENRPVETYQVHEYLRSKLCSLYENDCIFDKFECCWSGNDSVVMTGSYNNFFRMLERTQRRDVTLEACRESCKPRQVLKPRRVCAGGKRKKDEISVDSLDFNKKILHTAWHPHSNIIAVATTNNLYIFQEKGN comes from the exons ATGGCAG GTGCCGGAGGCGGGGGCAACGACATGCAGTGGTGCTTCTCGCAGGTCAAAGGAGCGATCGATGATGACGTAGCTgaag CTGATATCATCTCCACTGTGGAGTTCAACCACTCAGGGGAGCTGTTAGCCACGGGAGACAAAGGCGGACGTGTCGTCATCTTCCAGCAAAACACTGAG AACAAGGTGCAGTGCCGCAGCGACTACAACGTTTACAGCACGTTCCAGAGCCACGAGCCCGAGTTCGACTACCTGAAGAGTCTGGAGATCGAGGAGAAGATCAACAAGATCCGCTGGCTGCCACAGAAGAACGCGGCGCAGTTTCTGCTGTCCACAAACG atAAAACTATAAAGTTGTGGAAAATAAGTGAACGCGATAAGAGACCAGAGGGCTACAATCTGAAAGAGGAGGATGGACGGTGCAGAGATTCATCCACTATCACTTCTCTACgg GTGCCCGTGTTCAAGCCCATGGACCTGATGGTGGAGGCGAGCCCTCGGCGTGTGTTCGCCAACGCTCATACTTACCACATCAACTCCATCTCCGTAAACAGCGACAACGAGACGTACCTGTCCGCTGACGACCTCCGCATCAACCTATGGCACCTGGAGATCACCGACCGCAGCTTCA ACATCGTGGACATCAAGCCAGCCAACATGGAGGAGCTGACGGAGGTGATCACGGCGGCCGAGTTCCACCCGCACCAGTGCAACACCTTTGTCTACAGCAGCAGCAAAGGCACCATCCGGATGTGTGACATGCGCGCCTCCGCCCTCTGTGACAAACACTCCAAAC tgtTTGAGGAGCCAGAAGACCCCAGCAACCGCTCTTTCTTCTCAGAAATCATCTCTTCCATCTCGGACGTGAAGTTCAGCCACAGCGGTCGCTACATGATGACCCGAGATTACCTGTCCATCAAGATCTGGGACCTGAACATGGAGAACCGGCCAGTGGAGACCTATCAG gTGCACGAATACCTCAGGAGTAAGTTGTGCTCGCTCTACGAAAACGATTGCATCTTCGACAAGTTCGAGTGCTGCTGGAGCGGGAATGACAG CGTGGTGATGACGGGCTCGTACAACAACTTCTTCCGCATGCTGGAGCGCACACAGAGGCGAGACGTCACGCTCGAGGCATGCCGTGAGAGCTGCAAGCCCCGGCAGGTGCTGAAGCCTCGGCGCGTTTGCGCAGGCgggaagaggaagaaggacGAGATCAGCGTGGACAGCCTGGACTTCAACAAGAAGATCCTGCACACGGCCTGGCACCCGCACTCCAACATCATCGCCGTGGCAACCACCAACAACCTCTACATCTTCCAGGAGAAGGGCAACTAG